The Mycobacterium paragordonae genome includes a region encoding these proteins:
- a CDS encoding sigma-70 family RNA polymerase sigma factor, with protein sequence MVATTQVNEFESLRPHLMSVAYRLTGTVADAEDIVQEAWLRWSAQDRAINDLRAWLTTVVSRLGLDKLRSAAHRRERYTGNWLPEPVVTGFSDAQAADPLSAVVSAEDARFAAMVVLERLNPDQRVAFVLHDGFTVPFAEVADVLGINEAAARQLASRARKAVAAAPPPEPDPSHAEVVGKLMAAMAAGDIETVVSLLHPDVTFTGDSNGKAPTAVQVIHGADKVVRFMMGLAQRYGDAFYTANHLALVNGELGSYTTGFPASEGRREMAPRITAMTVRDGKVVALWDVANPDKFSGSPLRSG encoded by the coding sequence ATGGTCGCGACCACGCAGGTCAACGAATTCGAGTCGCTGCGACCGCATCTCATGTCGGTCGCCTACCGCCTCACCGGAACCGTGGCCGACGCCGAGGACATCGTCCAGGAAGCCTGGCTGCGGTGGAGTGCGCAGGACAGGGCGATCAACGACCTGCGCGCCTGGCTGACCACGGTGGTGAGCCGGCTCGGTCTGGACAAGCTGCGCTCGGCGGCGCACCGGCGGGAACGCTACACCGGCAACTGGCTGCCCGAGCCGGTCGTCACGGGTTTCTCGGACGCTCAGGCGGCTGACCCGCTGTCGGCCGTGGTGTCCGCCGAGGACGCCCGGTTCGCGGCGATGGTGGTGCTGGAGCGGCTCAATCCCGATCAGCGGGTGGCCTTCGTGCTGCACGACGGGTTCACCGTGCCGTTCGCCGAGGTGGCCGATGTGCTGGGCATCAACGAGGCTGCTGCGCGGCAACTGGCGTCCCGGGCCCGGAAGGCCGTCGCCGCGGCGCCCCCGCCCGAACCCGACCCCAGCCACGCCGAGGTGGTCGGGAAGCTGATGGCCGCCATGGCCGCCGGTGACATCGAGACCGTGGTCTCGCTGCTGCACCCCGACGTGACATTCACCGGCGACTCCAACGGCAAGGCGCCCACGGCGGTTCAGGTCATCCACGGCGCCGACAAGGTCGTCCGGTTCATGATGGGTCTGGCCCAGCGCTACGGCGACGCGTTCTACACCGCCAACCATCTGGCCTTGGTCAACGGCGAACTGGGTTCCTACACAACGGGATTCCCCGCTTCCGAGGGCCGGAGGGAGATGGCACCGCGGATCACCGCGATGACGGTGCGCGACGGCAAGGTGGTCGCGCTGTGGGACGTCGCCAATCCCGACAAGTTCAGCGGATCGCCGCTGCGGTCTGGGTGA
- a CDS encoding HNH endonuclease signature motif containing protein, with the protein MSVTALAGSFQRPPVKRVDVLFEELSELAGQRNAIDGRIVEIVAEMDRDGLWGMTGARSVAAVVAWKLGTTRGNAETIATVARRAREFPRCVAGLREGWLSLDQVGVIAARAGDGSDAHYEQLARYASVSQLRTAIKGEPRPKPDRRPPPAISKTSTEESTCWRITLAPPQAATFEAALASHREALITQWKHDRADSGESQSAPPMPDTMDALMRLIEAGWDAEATARPHAAHTTVVVHLDVDKPAAALHLGPLLSEGDRQYLTCDATCEVWFEREGRPIGAGRTTRTINRRLRRALEHRHPCCAVPGCGATRGLHAHHIRHWEHGGPTELMNLILLCPYHHREHHRGEITITGDADHLTVTDRDGAILLPGSLARPPTTAPPDVGPYPGPTGERAQWMWYTPFQPQPPPITN; encoded by the coding sequence ATGTCGGTGACTGCCTTGGCGGGCTCTTTTCAGCGGCCTCCGGTCAAGCGTGTGGATGTGTTGTTCGAGGAGTTGTCGGAGTTGGCGGGGCAGCGCAATGCGATTGACGGGCGGATCGTGGAGATCGTCGCGGAGATGGATCGGGACGGGTTGTGGGGGATGACGGGGGCGCGCTCGGTGGCCGCGGTGGTGGCCTGGAAGCTGGGCACCACCCGGGGCAATGCCGAGACGATCGCGACGGTGGCGCGGCGGGCCCGGGAGTTTCCGCGGTGTGTGGCAGGCCTGCGCGAGGGGTGGTTGTCGCTGGATCAGGTCGGGGTGATCGCGGCGCGGGCCGGGGACGGCTCGGATGCTCATTATGAGCAGTTGGCCCGCTATGCCTCGGTCAGCCAGTTGCGCACCGCGATCAAGGGCGAACCGCGCCCGAAACCGGATCGGCGCCCGCCGCCGGCGATCAGCAAAACCAGCACCGAGGAGTCGACGTGTTGGCGGATCACCCTGGCGCCCCCGCAGGCGGCGACGTTCGAGGCGGCGCTGGCCTCGCATCGGGAGGCGCTGATCACGCAGTGGAAGCACGACCGCGCCGACAGCGGCGAGTCGCAGTCCGCGCCGCCGATGCCTGACACGATGGATGCGTTGATGCGGCTGATCGAGGCCGGCTGGGACGCTGAGGCCACCGCTCGCCCACACGCCGCGCACACCACCGTGGTGGTGCACCTCGACGTCGACAAGCCCGCTGCCGCACTGCACCTGGGCCCGCTGTTGAGTGAGGGCGACCGCCAGTACCTGACCTGTGATGCCACCTGTGAGGTGTGGTTTGAGCGCGAGGGCCGCCCGATCGGCGCCGGGCGCACCACCCGCACGATCAACCGGCGGCTGCGCCGCGCCCTCGAGCACCGCCACCCCTGCTGCGCGGTGCCTGGCTGCGGGGCCACCCGCGGCCTGCATGCTCATCACATCCGGCACTGGGAACATGGCGGCCCCACCGAGCTGATGAATCTGATCCTGTTGTGTCCGTATCACCACCGCGAGCATCACCGCGGGGAGATCACCATCACCGGCGACGCCGACCACCTGACCGTCACCGACCGCGACGGCGCCATCCTGCTGCCCGGATCCCTGGCCCGACCACCCACCACCGCCCCACCCGATGTCGGGCCCTACCCCGGGCCCACCGGCGAACGCGCCCAATGGATGTGGTACACCCCCTTCCAACCCCAACCACCACCCATCACCAACTGA
- a CDS encoding PE domain-containing protein — MSSYVIAAPEALALASGQLTSIREAIEGAAATAAPSTTGIAAAAADEVSAAIATLFGSYADELQALTARTTTQFQSAFERAVSAAGVAYAAAEAANAAPLQGLLQQFGSVLSPLSTCPLFNGTGAATVGALLNFATNSVGLGKYINFPSTLPVTGTGGVTGVRVGFSFLQIPIGPTSFLGLPIPQFNYPAPAFWYFPTQANGSVAPNGTVYFSHGFGAFGWLYQPLAIDLAGQTNSVVVTPTVPSIPLPLGLWIGSPEMQQGVASLFQGPQTALNISAQRAGFIGTLPQDFILSGHSAGGGLTSIAAGNYLANLNGATNHLKGVVMFDGVANNNAVFAGAVSQLQAANVPIYTVAAPPQSWNAFGATTNTLASLYPNQFVGAEIAGGSHVDSMLGRGPLIDLALQVITQFSPPGATAAVYTLSTGWINDMWAGLGPTNPLAQGIYGPAPSYNYQAPGGQAIALPPATAIILPV, encoded by the coding sequence ATGTCGTCGTACGTGATCGCAGCACCGGAGGCGCTTGCCCTGGCTTCGGGGCAACTGACCAGCATCCGAGAGGCGATCGAGGGTGCGGCCGCGACGGCCGCACCCTCGACGACGGGTATCGCCGCGGCGGCTGCCGACGAGGTGTCGGCGGCGATTGCGACCCTATTCGGCAGCTACGCCGACGAGTTGCAGGCGCTGACCGCGCGAACGACGACACAGTTCCAATCCGCGTTCGAGCGTGCGGTGAGCGCCGCCGGTGTCGCGTACGCGGCCGCCGAGGCCGCCAACGCGGCGCCGCTGCAGGGGTTGTTGCAGCAGTTCGGCAGCGTGCTCTCGCCCCTGTCCACATGTCCTCTGTTCAATGGCACGGGCGCCGCGACGGTGGGGGCGCTGCTCAACTTCGCCACAAATTCCGTGGGCCTGGGCAAATACATCAACTTCCCCTCCACCTTGCCCGTCACAGGCACCGGCGGAGTGACCGGCGTCCGGGTCGGCTTCTCGTTCCTGCAGATCCCGATCGGGCCGACGTCGTTCCTGGGCTTACCGATTCCCCAGTTCAATTACCCCGCTCCGGCGTTCTGGTACTTCCCGACACAGGCAAACGGGTCGGTGGCCCCCAACGGCACTGTGTATTTCTCGCACGGCTTCGGTGCGTTCGGTTGGTTGTACCAGCCGCTTGCCATCGACTTGGCAGGGCAGACCAACAGCGTCGTCGTGACTCCGACCGTGCCGTCGATTCCGTTGCCGTTGGGCCTGTGGATCGGCAGCCCGGAGATGCAACAGGGCGTGGCGTCGTTGTTCCAGGGGCCCCAGACCGCGCTGAATATCAGCGCGCAGCGCGCGGGGTTCATCGGCACGCTGCCACAGGATTTCATCCTGTCCGGCCACTCCGCCGGAGGTGGCCTCACCTCGATCGCCGCCGGCAACTACCTGGCGAATCTCAACGGCGCCACGAACCATCTCAAGGGCGTGGTGATGTTCGACGGCGTCGCCAACAACAACGCGGTATTCGCCGGCGCGGTCAGCCAACTGCAGGCGGCGAATGTTCCGATCTACACCGTGGCGGCGCCGCCGCAGTCGTGGAATGCGTTCGGCGCCACCACGAATACGCTGGCAAGTCTGTATCCGAACCAGTTCGTCGGCGCCGAGATCGCGGGCGGCTCCCATGTCGACTCGATGCTGGGCCGTGGCCCGCTGATCGACTTGGCTCTGCAGGTGATCACCCAGTTCTCCCCGCCGGGCGCCACCGCGGCGGTGTACACACTGTCGACGGGCTGGATCAACGACATGTGGGCCGGCTTGGGTCCGACGAATCCCCTGGCGCAGGGCATCTACGGACCCGCGCCCAGTTACAACTACCAGGCGCCCGGTGGTCAGGCGATCGCCCTCCCGCCGGCCACGGCGATCATCCTGCCGGTGTAG
- a CDS encoding SCO6745 family protein has translation MQRTPALARQFYDRFEPIHALTYFAPEVRAGMDGLGYRGFWMGYFAARSAPLGAVPPEVVTAVFYNFARGRVAKSLPAAWEIAGPEEALRARQHATVAALHRCGVTEDENLCTAAELAVRAAQMAPVDGRALFAANVALPVPSDPVAALWHATTLLREHRGDGHVAALVAAGISGRESNVFHTAASAVSEEFMKRSRHYDDNEWEACRQSLADRGLLDSGGALTPDGRGLKDQLETTTDALSLRAFDGLDDDELRALFSALTPVARTVIAAGDVPAATPMSARLDF, from the coding sequence ATGCAAAGAACCCCCGCTCTCGCCAGGCAGTTCTACGACCGCTTCGAGCCGATCCATGCCCTGACCTATTTCGCGCCCGAGGTACGAGCGGGGATGGACGGCCTGGGTTACCGCGGATTCTGGATGGGGTACTTCGCCGCGCGTTCGGCGCCGCTGGGCGCCGTGCCGCCGGAGGTCGTGACCGCGGTGTTCTACAACTTCGCGCGCGGGCGGGTGGCCAAGTCACTGCCGGCCGCCTGGGAGATCGCCGGGCCGGAGGAAGCGTTACGCGCCCGTCAGCACGCCACGGTCGCAGCCCTGCACCGATGCGGTGTCACCGAAGACGAAAACCTCTGTACGGCAGCCGAATTGGCCGTCCGTGCCGCACAGATGGCGCCCGTCGACGGCAGAGCGCTGTTCGCGGCCAACGTCGCCCTGCCGGTGCCGTCAGATCCGGTGGCCGCGCTGTGGCACGCAACCACCCTGCTGCGGGAGCACCGGGGCGACGGACATGTCGCGGCCCTGGTGGCCGCGGGGATCTCGGGGCGAGAGTCGAACGTCTTTCACACCGCGGCAAGCGCGGTATCCGAGGAATTCATGAAGCGATCCCGCCACTACGACGACAACGAGTGGGAGGCCTGCCGCCAGAGCCTCGCCGACCGCGGGCTGCTCGACTCCGGAGGCGCGTTGACACCCGACGGACGTGGGCTCAAGGACCAGCTGGAAACCACCACCGACGCGCTGTCCCTGCGGGCGTTCGACGGTCTGGACGACGACGAACTACGAGCGTTGTTCAGCGCGCTGACTCCGGTCGCGCGGACGGTGATCGCCGCCGGCGACGTGCCCGCCGCCACACCCATGAGTGCCCGCCTCGATTTTTGA